The Papaver somniferum cultivar HN1 chromosome 3, ASM357369v1, whole genome shotgun sequence genome includes a region encoding these proteins:
- the LOC113360722 gene encoding cytochrome P450 71A1-like produces the protein MDLLSVLVFLQQCVGEQLRCYSNSSKHFFFVSVPVPVLMFSVFFLFNIHRIWSSSTKTHIYNLPPSPPRFPIIGNLHQLGTLAHQSLRDLSYKYGPLMLLHLGQSPALIVSSVEMAKEIMKNQDLVFANRPQLTAGKALVYGSTDIALAPYGEYWRQVKKIAVVELLSVKRVQSYKHVRVEEVDIVIQKISSICSSREDSVQVVNLTEILLTLTNNIVSRCALGVRYETAHGNRFPKMSSNFLGLFSAFSFGDFFPSIGWMDVVTGLSSKFEKAFQEVDRFLDQVIDEHLLRHSKLENDHGQIEDSDELDVTDILILSQEKYKNLSGNNIKAILMDMFIGGSDTSARTMEWTMAELIKNPKVMKKARDEVRRVVGKKSTVGEDDIHQMDYLKCIVKEILRLHPSLPNLIPRETTKGTQLAGYDIPPNTTVFINVWAIHRDPNVWDDAEEFRPERFINNPVDFKGQDFQFIPFGSGRRGCPGISFAIAVVEFALANLLYHFNWELPADGEKGEELDMTEQFGLIVSKKTPLCLVPTIFSSIEHKEAKDNTNSVS, from the exons ATGGATCTACTTTCCGTGCTAGTATTTCTGCAGCAATGTGTGGGAGAACAGTTAAGATGTTATTCAAACAGCAGCAAgcatttcttttttgtttcagTTCCAGTTCCAGTTCTTATGTTCTCAGTTTTCTTCTTGTTTAACATCCATAGAATTTGGTCATCATCAACAAAAACCCATATTTATAACTTACCACCCTCTCCTCCGAGGTTTCCGATAATTGGTAACCTTCACCAGCTAGGAACATTAGCTCATCAATCCTTGCGAGATCTTTCTTATAAATATGGCCCCTTAATGTTGTTGCACTTGGGTCAATCTCCAGCGCTCATAGTTTCATCTGTAGAAATGGCTAAAGAGATAATGAAAAACCAAGATCTTGTCTTTGCAAACAGACCTCAGCTAACCGCCGGTAAAGCGCTTGTTTATGGAAGTACTGATATTGCCCTGGCGCCTTATGGTGAATACTGGAGACAAGTGAAAAAGATTGCCGTTGTTGAGCTATTGAGTGTCAAAAGGGTTCAATCATATAAGCATGTGAGAGTAGAAGAAGTCGATATTGTGATCCAGAAGATATCTAGCATATGTTCTTCAAGGGAAGACAGCGTGCAAGTAGTAAATCTTACCGAAATACTGCTAACTCTCACTAACAACATAGTTTCAAGGTGTGCTCTTGGTGTCAGGTATGAAACTGCTCATGGAAACAGATTCCCTAAAATGTCAAGTAACTTTTTGGGGTTGTTCAGTGCTTTTAGTTTCGGtgatttctttccttctattgGTTGGATGGATGTCGTTACCGGATTATCTAGTAAGTTTGAGAAGGCGTTTCAAGAAGTAGATAGATTTTTAGATCAAGTCATTGATGAGCATCTACTTCGTCATTCCAAATTGGAAAATGATCACGGTCAAATAGAAGACAGTGATGAACTAGACGTGACGGATATTCTAATCCTTTctcaggagaaatataagaacCTCTCTGGCAACAATATCAAAGCAATACTAATG GATATGTTCATTGGTGGAAGTGATACATCAGCAAGAACAATGGAATGGACAATGGCAGAGCTTATAAAGAATCCCAAAGTGATGAAGAAAGCACGAGATGAGGTGAGAAGAGTTGTGGGTAAGAAGTCTACGGTAGGAGAAGACGACATTCATCAAATGGACTATTTGAAATGTATTGTTAAGGAGATATTACGACTACATCCTTCTCTTCCTAATTTAATTCCTAGAGAAACAACTAAGGGAACCCAATTAGCAGGTTATGATATCCCTCCAAATACAACAGTTTTCATCAATGTATGGGCAATCCATAGAGATCCTAACGTATGGGACGATGCAGAAGAATTTCGACCTGAGAGATTTATCAACAACCCAGTCGATTTCAAGGGTCAAGATTTCCAATTCATTCCATTTGGTTCAGGAAGAAGAGGGTGTCCTGGGATTTCGTTTGCCATCGCAGTTGTCGAGTTTGCTCTTGCCAATCTCTTGTACCACTTCAATTGGGAGCTTCCTGCTGATGGTGAAAAAGGAGAGGAACTTGACATGACTGAGCAATTTGGTCTTATTGTTAGTAAGAAAACCCCTCTTTGTCTTGTTCCGACAATTTTCTCATCTATTGAGCATAAAGAGGCAAAGGACAATACAAACAGTGTGTCCTAA